One part of the Lotus japonicus ecotype B-129 chromosome 2, LjGifu_v1.2 genome encodes these proteins:
- the LOC130736116 gene encoding uncharacterized protein LOC130736116, which translates to MVVEDWDRLCSWMVDQVPVMVGFLNAEKNKCVEAATQRLRRREALNEQLMREQLYSVIEETRRKKEQEEVARIEAEQREAASFHASIGMTPYEALYGRRCRTPLCWHQDGENLVIGPELVQQTTEEVKRIQEKMRISQSRQKSYADNRRKELEFQAGDHVFLRVTPMTGVGRAIKSKKLTPKFIGSYQITERVGPVAYRIALPPFLSNIHDVLHVSQLQKYMADDSHVLEPDDIQLKDDLTMVMPPIKITDKSTKRLRNKEVSLVKVIWNQATGDATWELESTMRESHPELFVEP; encoded by the exons ATGGTTGTTGAGGATTGGGATCGTTTGTGTTCTTGGATGGTTGACCAAGTACCAGTGATGGTTGGTTTCCTAAATGCTGAAAAGAATAAGTGTGTTGAAGCAGCAACTCAAcgcctcagaagaagagaagctcTGAATGAACAACTGATGAGAGAACAACTCTATTCTGTTATTGAAGAAACCAgaaggaagaaagaacaagaagaagttGCACGGATTGAGgcagaacaacgtgaagctgcaag ttttcatgcaagCATCGGGATGACaccttatgaagctttgtatggtcggaggtgtcgtacgcctttGTGTTGGCATCAAGACGGGGAGAACTTAGTTATTGGACCGGAGTTGGTTCAGCAAACCACTGAAGAAGTAAAGCGAATCCAGGAAAAGATGAGGATttcgcagagtcgtcagaagagttatgctgacaacaGGAGAAAAGAGTTGGaatttcaagctggagatcatgtctttttgcgggttaccccgatgactgGTGTCGGAAGAGCGATCAAGtctaagaagcttactccaaagttcattggGTCGTACCAGATAACGGAACGAGTTGGCCCAGTGGCATATAGGATTGCGTTGCCGCCTTTCCTATCCAATATCCATGATgtacttcatgtgtcgcagttgcagAAGTACATGGCTGATGATTCTCATGTTCTCGAACCTGATGACATTCAGCTAAAGGATGATCTAACGATGgtgatgccacccatcaagatcacCGACAAGAGTACCAAACGTTTGAGAAACAAGGAAGTGTCCTTGGTGAAGGTGATTTGGAATCAAGCGACGGGTGATGCTACTTGGGAGCTTGAGAGTacgatgcgggagtcacaccctGAATTGTTTGTAGAACcttag
- the LOC130736117 gene encoding uncharacterized protein LOC130736117, with translation MEEVATGPHPIGQPPEETARKATFKEKVLGAQTAGFKEVRNLVKDGFMKREQVWGSRLFPHFDFIDDADYMKICKPFEQCLVIKLLGKRIGYNILYEKLRALWKPAGGFELKDIHHGYFLVQFDLVEDRAKVMAGAPWMIFDHYLSVKPWTPEFVAANSKINTTMAWIHIPGLGFQFYDESILVTLASGVGKSIQVDTNTMDMQRGKFARICVEIDLDQPVIGMVGLRGTWYNVEYEVLHLLCSHCGCYGHMARQCANPPQPVAPDSTPAVVTTPATTTEIQAQGSQQENVQPTVMDAVNAQGTMSVDGGGINGAAIKPVKSIPLTVTAHGEWLVVDKRKKNPSKTKQGNNTNSMRGPGKNGKNLVPVITAPKLVQPLVFASGSTTEQINKGATINNGKKRTRREPTHDGNNGKSLAHDGKVTTTNNSLGNNHMPQLPTHTTRMIGTTRVFTLADGAQSTIAMQHQGGSRYTVLMNEEQEHGSSFETGQHSGVPPEAARK, from the coding sequence ATGGAAGAAGTGGCGACAGGTCCTCATCCGATCGGGCAACCACCGGAAGAAACCGCGAGGAAAGCAACATTCAAGGAGAAAGTCCTTGGTGCTCAAACTGCGGGCTTCAAGGAGGTACGCAATCTGGTTAAGGATGGTTTTATGAAGCGAGAACAAGTATGGGGGAGCAGATTATTCCCTCACTTTGATTTCATTGATGACGCTGACTACATGAAGATATGTAAACCATTTGAACAATGCTTGGTGATCAAACTGCTGGGGAAAAGGATTGGCTATAACATCCTGTATGAGAAGCTGAGGGCACTGTGGAAACCTGCAGGAGGGTTTGAACTCAAAGATATCCACCATGGTTACTTTCTGGTCCAGTTCGACTTGGTCGAGGACAGAGCAAAGGTCATGGCAGGAGCGCCATGGATGATATTCGACCATTATCTATCTGTTAAGCCATGGACACCAGAGTTTGTTGCAGCAAATTCGAAAATCAATACTACAATGGCATGGATTCACATTCCTGGATTAGGTTTTCAATTCTACGATGAGAGCATACTCGTGACATTAGCTTCCGGTGTTGGTAAGTCAATCCAAGTTGATACGAACACAATGGATATGCAGCGTGGGAAGTTTGCTCGCATTTGCGTTGAGATTGATTTGGATCAACCGGTCATTGGTATGGTGGGACTCCGTGGCACATGGTACAACGTGGAATATGAAGTTTTGCACCTTCTTTGCTCTCATTGCGGTTGCTATGGTCACATGGCTAGACAATGCGCGAATCCTCCACAACCGGTGGCACCAGATTCAACGCCGGCGGTGGTGACTACACCGGCGACCACCACTGAAATTCAAGCGCAAGGAAGTCAACAGGAAAATGTTCAACCTACAGTTATGGACGCAGTTAATGCACAGGGGACCATGAGCGTAGATGGAGGCGGAATTAATGGGGCTGCTATCAAGCCAGTGAAGTCAATACCGTTAACTGTAACTGCCCATGGAGAATGGCTAGTCGTGgacaagagaaagaaaaatccAAGCAAGACAAAGCAGGGAAATAACACCAATTCAATGCGTGGGCCAGGAAAAAATGGAAAGAATTTAGTGCCGGTGATTACTGCTCCTAAATTGGTGCAACCGTTAGTTTTTGCATCGGGATCTACAACGGAACAAATCAATAAAGGAGCAACAATCAATAATGGAAAGAAACGCACTAGAAGGGAACCAACTCATGATGGCAACAATGGCAAATCATTGGCTCATGATGGCAAAGTGACGACTACCAATAATTCCTTAGGGAATAATCACATGCCGCAATTACCAACCCATACTACTCGCATGATTGGAACGACTAGGGTATTTACCCTAGCTGATGGGGCCCAATCAACTATTGCCATGCAACACCAAGGTGGCAGTAGATACACGGTCCTCATGAATGAAGAGCAAGAACATGGCTCAAGCTTTGAAACCGGGCAACATAGTGGAGTCCCTCCTGAAGCGGCAAGGAAGTAG